In a single window of the Terrirubrum flagellatum genome:
- a CDS encoding metalloregulator ArsR/SmtB family transcription factor, whose protein sequence is MVAEATPFPIPGASADPAEDALDRVFFALSDPIRRAILKRLGQGSLLVSEIAEPFAISLQAVSRHIQVLVRAGLIQQERSGRISRCSLEAAPLYEAAVWLNDYSAYWQAQFDLLATTLHDIDARKADALPPSQE, encoded by the coding sequence ATGGTCGCTGAAGCCACGCCCTTTCCGATCCCCGGCGCCTCCGCCGATCCGGCCGAAGATGCGCTCGATCGCGTCTTCTTCGCCCTTTCGGACCCGATCCGCCGCGCGATCCTGAAGCGGCTCGGACAAGGCTCGCTGCTCGTCTCCGAGATCGCGGAGCCTTTCGCGATCTCGCTGCAGGCGGTGTCGCGCCACATCCAGGTGCTGGTGCGCGCCGGCCTGATCCAGCAGGAGCGATCGGGACGGATCAGCCGCTGCAGCCTCGAGGCGGCGCCGCTCTATGAGGCCGCCGTCTGGCTCAACGACTACAGCGCCTACTGGCAGGCCCAGTTCGACCTGTTGGCGACGACGCTGCACGACATCGACGCCCGCAAAGCG
- a CDS encoding thymidylate synthase, producing MQTYLDLIRRILDEGVQKSDRTGTGTLSVFGHQMRFDLSRGFPLVTTKKLHLKSIIHELVWFLKGDTNIGYLSENGVTIWDEWADANGDLGPVYGKQWRSWEGANGETVDQISWLVNEIRRNPDSRRLIVSAWNPVDVPKMALAPCHCLFQFFVAEGRLSCQLYQRSADTFLGVPFNIASYALLTHMIAHVTNLQPGDFVHTLGDAHLYLNHLEQARLQLTRDPLPLPTLRLNPAVRSLFDFRYEDIAIEGYQAHPSIKAPIAV from the coding sequence ATGCAGACCTATCTCGATCTCATCCGCCGCATCCTTGATGAGGGCGTCCAGAAGAGCGACCGCACCGGCACGGGCACCCTCTCGGTGTTCGGCCATCAGATGCGCTTCGATCTCTCCAGGGGCTTCCCGCTGGTGACGACGAAGAAGCTGCATCTGAAATCGATCATCCATGAGCTGGTCTGGTTCCTGAAGGGCGACACCAACATCGGCTATCTCAGCGAGAACGGCGTCACGATCTGGGACGAATGGGCGGATGCGAATGGCGATCTCGGGCCCGTCTATGGCAAGCAGTGGCGGAGCTGGGAGGGCGCGAATGGCGAAACGGTTGACCAGATTTCCTGGCTCGTGAATGAGATCAGGCGCAATCCGGATTCGCGCAGGCTGATTGTCAGCGCCTGGAACCCGGTCGACGTGCCAAAGATGGCGCTGGCGCCGTGCCACTGCCTCTTCCAGTTCTTCGTCGCGGAGGGCCGGCTGTCCTGTCAGCTCTATCAGCGCTCGGCCGACACGTTTCTCGGCGTGCCCTTCAATATCGCAAGCTATGCCTTGCTGACGCACATGATCGCGCATGTGACCAATCTGCAGCCGGGCGATTTCGTGCATACGCTCGGCGATGCGCATCTCTATCTCAATCATCTCGAACAGGCGCGCCTGCAATTGACGCGCGATCCGCTGCCGCTGCCGACGCTCCGACTCAATCCGGCGGTGCGTTCGCTGTTTGATTTCCGCTATGAGGATATCGCGATCGAGGGCTATCAGGCGCATCCCTCGATCAAGGCGCCGATCGCGGTATGA
- a CDS encoding pyrophosphatase yields MTPSQGPLGLNALAERLEAISSVYASHFGITRDRDWFLLKIQEELGELTQAFLRLTDRARGKENDAAAERLADEAADVLGQLLLLHRAMGVDFDAAVRRKWLRYEAAGDAS; encoded by the coding sequence ATGACGCCTTCCCAAGGGCCTCTTGGCCTGAACGCGTTGGCCGAGAGGCTTGAGGCGATCTCGTCGGTTTATGCGTCGCATTTCGGAATTACGCGCGACCGCGACTGGTTTCTCCTGAAGATACAGGAAGAGCTTGGCGAACTGACGCAAGCTTTTCTTCGACTCACTGATCGCGCGCGCGGGAAGGAAAATGACGCGGCTGCGGAGCGGCTGGCTGACGAAGCAGCCGACGTATTGGGCCAGCTTCTGTTGCTGCATCGCGCGATGGGCGTCGATTTTGACGCAGCGGTGCGGCGCAAATGGTTAAGATACGAAGCCGCAGGCGACGCGTCATGA
- a CDS encoding dihydrofolate reductase, with product MTPPAIVLVAAMGRNRVIGRDNAMPWRLPTDLKRYRALTMGKPMVMGRKTFLSIGRVLPGRESIVLTRDASFAPPAGVHVVATLDEALALGAERAVAMGADEIIIAGGGEVYAQTIGMADRLHITEVDATPEGDAVFPIIDPALFREIHRESHSLAPPDAHAFTFVDYARK from the coding sequence ATGACTCCTCCCGCGATCGTTCTCGTCGCCGCGATGGGGCGCAACCGCGTCATCGGCCGCGACAATGCGATGCCGTGGCGGCTGCCGACCGATCTCAAACGCTACAGGGCGCTCACTATGGGCAAGCCGATGGTGATGGGCCGCAAGACGTTCCTGTCGATCGGGCGCGTGCTGCCGGGACGAGAGTCGATCGTGCTGACGCGCGACGCGTCTTTCGCGCCGCCGGCCGGCGTGCATGTCGTCGCTACCCTTGATGAAGCGCTGGCGCTGGGCGCCGAACGGGCGGTCGCGATGGGCGCCGATGAGATCATCATCGCCGGCGGCGGCGAGGTTTACGCCCAGACGATCGGCATGGCTGACAGGCTTCATATCACCGAGGTTGACGCGACGCCGGAGGGCGACGCGGTGTTCCCCATCATCGATCCCGCGCTCTTCCGGGAGATTCACCGCGAATCGCATTCGCTCGCGCCGCCCGACGCGCACGCTTTCACATTCGTCGATTATGCGCGAAAATGA
- the hflK gene encoding FtsH protease activity modulator HflK, with protein sequence MPWSNQSGGGGGPWGGPPKNNGPWGSGPQGGGPSGGGNRPPDLEDLFRRSQDKLKDLFPGTGGGRIGGKGVVLLVLIAVAIWLLTGFYTVRPNELGLNLVFGRYVGTTLPGLNYNWPAPIGSVIKPAVTEVKTMEIGVRSAADQRRGPRSSTVDEALMLTGDENIVDIDFAVQWQISPTTPQDYVFNLRDPVATVKAVAESVMREVIGKRTIQPILTTDRQLIESEVRQHMQEALDGYKSGIVIRLVQLLKADPPSEVIDAFRDVQAARQDQDRLKNEAETYASNVVPVARGDAQTVVQQAEAYRSQMVAEAKGAASRFDQVYAEYKNAPQVTRERMFLETMERVFGRMDKIIIDQKNGGVVPYLPLNELNRTPAQAPRPGLPGSNAGRLQGASQQ encoded by the coding sequence ATGCCCTGGAGTAATCAGAGCGGCGGCGGCGGAGGCCCATGGGGCGGTCCGCCGAAGAATAACGGCCCCTGGGGTTCGGGTCCGCAGGGCGGGGGGCCGTCGGGCGGTGGCAATCGGCCGCCCGATCTGGAAGACCTGTTCCGTCGCAGCCAGGACAAGCTCAAGGACCTGTTCCCGGGAACGGGCGGGGGACGCATCGGCGGCAAGGGCGTCGTCCTTCTGGTCCTCATCGCGGTCGCGATCTGGCTGCTTACCGGCTTCTACACCGTGCGGCCGAACGAGCTGGGCCTCAATCTGGTTTTCGGCCGCTATGTCGGCACGACTTTGCCGGGCCTCAACTACAACTGGCCGGCGCCAATCGGCAGCGTCATCAAGCCCGCCGTCACCGAGGTGAAGACCATGGAGATCGGCGTGCGCTCCGCCGCCGATCAGCGGCGCGGCCCGCGCTCCTCCACGGTCGATGAAGCGTTGATGCTGACCGGCGACGAGAATATCGTCGACATCGATTTCGCGGTGCAATGGCAGATCAGCCCGACAACGCCGCAGGACTATGTTTTCAATCTGCGTGACCCCGTTGCGACGGTGAAAGCGGTCGCCGAAAGCGTCATGCGCGAGGTGATCGGCAAGCGCACGATCCAGCCGATCCTGACCACCGATCGCCAGCTCATCGAGAGCGAAGTGCGCCAGCACATGCAGGAGGCGCTCGATGGGTACAAGTCGGGCATCGTCATCCGGCTTGTGCAGCTTCTGAAGGCGGACCCGCCGAGCGAGGTCATCGACGCGTTCCGCGACGTTCAGGCGGCGCGTCAGGACCAGGACCGTCTCAAGAACGAAGCTGAGACCTACGCGTCTAACGTGGTGCCGGTCGCGCGCGGCGACGCGCAGACGGTCGTGCAGCAGGCCGAAGCCTATCGTTCGCAGATGGTGGCTGAGGCGAAGGGCGCTGCGTCGCGCTTCGATCAGGTCTACGCCGAATACAAGAATGCGCCGCAAGTGACGCGCGAACGCATGTTTCTTGAAACCATGGAACGCGTGTTCGGCCGCATGGACAAGATCATCATCGACCAGAAGAATGGCGGCGTCGTTCCGTATCTGCCGCTCAATGAGCTCAATCGCACTCCCGCGCAGGCGCCGCGTCCAGGGCTGCCAG